Part of the Opisthocomus hoazin isolate bOpiHoa1 chromosome 5, bOpiHoa1.hap1, whole genome shotgun sequence genome, tcAGGACTCGCGGCGGGGAGCCCGGGGTAAGGGAGGCGAGCCGAGGCGAGGGGCCGGCCATCCAcccactcacccacccacccctccatccatccatcctccccCCTGAGCAGGCCGGGCCGCGCTGAGGCGCCGCGGGAGCGGCGGGCCGGCAGGTGGCGCTCTGCGCACGGGGGAGCGGCTCCGGCCCGGCGCGCGCCCTTCCTTCCCGCCTTCCCCGAGCACGCgcccgctccctcagcccctcaggCCGCCGCCGCGGGCAGCCGCGCTGCTGGGCGCTGGGGTCACCGCGCCCGTCCTCtgccgggctgctgctgccagccgccCACCCCTGCTTAGAATCGGAATCAcggcatggcaggggctggcagggaccgctgtgggtcacccagcccaaccccctgcccaagcagggtcacccagagcaggctgcacaggaccacgtccaggtgggtcttcaatatctccagagaaggagactccacagcctccctgggcagcatgggccagggctccatcactctcagagggaagaagttcttcctcgggttcagctggagcttcctctgcttcagtttgtgcccgttgccccttgtcctgttgctgggcaccactggaaagagtctggccccgtcctcctgacacccacactgcagatatttgtaagcatttataaggttatATATTATAAGTTACATATATATAAGGTTCTATATATAGACTAGCCCTTGGCCAAGCGTAGCCACGGGGCTGAAGTGGTGAGCACTCGGTGTGCGCGGACAATCGCAGCGTggctggggctggaagggacctcggggGATCAtccggcccccccccccaccaaagcGGGGTCACCGAGAGCGGGCTGCGCAGGACCACTTCAAAAAATCCACCGAAAATGTTTCCAGTGAATctctgactaaaaaaaaaaaaaaaaccactgggcAAAACACCTCATTTTAACTCCTGCAAAAAGGTGCTCGGCATCTCCTTCTCGCAGAGCTCCTGGGCACTGCTGCTCGGGATGGGAGTGACCCGGCACCGGGAGCCGCTCGGCCCCAGCCCAGGCTCCCTCGGCTTCCCGAGCTCGGTTACCAGCGGAGGGCGGCCCAgggcccgctgcccgccgccggcggggctTGGCGGGGGTCCCGCCCCGGGCCAAGGCTTTCCCCCCGCCCTCGGAGCGGCCGCCGCGGCGGTCCCGAGCCGCCTTTCCGCCCGTTACTCAGCCGTTACTCACTCGCCGCTGGGCCGGGGGTGACGGCCGcgtttccccccgccccccgtccGCTCCATGGTAACGCCCGGgtttacccccccccccgcttcgtGGTAAcgcccggcccctccgcctcgGCGGGCCCAGGTGCGCCTGCGCCGCCACCGCCCTCAcctgccgccgcgccccgccccgctgaCGCTCGGCCGCGGCCGCCTATaaagcgggggcggcggcgggcggcccctcATGGAGCGCCGGCGCCACACCGGTTCCTctgcccgcccgcctgcctgTCCCGGGACTGCTGATGCGCGCCGTGGTGCTGGTGGCTGCGCTGGCCGCGCTGGCAGGTGCGGGCGGGGTGGCGGTCAGGGCCGTTGGCGGGAAGGggcggtgaggggggggggggggggggtgtcgcggCGGGTGGCTCCCCCATGCCCACGTTGCTGTCTCTCCTCGCAGCgtgccggcccgccgccgcctcctcgcccAACGCCACGGAgccggagcggcgcggcggccccggccaGCCCGGGGCCCGCGAGGGAGAGGCCGTGTCGGGTCCCGACTACGAGGAGGACGAGGAGTACGAGGAGGCGCCGCCCGTCCACCAGTACATCGTGGACGACCTGATCCGAGGTGAGTGGGCCGCACCTTCCTGCCGGCTGGCCTCCGGGCTGGCAGCGGCACGCTCCGGCTCGAAGCTGTCGCGTCGAGGGTGTTGGGGACACGAATGTTGCGTGAGTGCGACCCGGGGTGCATGGAAGCGGTGGGTTCGCTAGCCGCTGGCTCTGCCCTGATAAACCTGACAGGAGGGCTGtagcggggcagccagcacctcCTTGCTGTGGAAGCCTCGGCAGGGTTTGTGGGTGCTGTGTGGCCCGAACGGTGGGGTTTGCGTCAGGTTGTCTTTCCTGCTCCAAGGATTTCCTGGGTGTTTTCTTGTGATAGCTTATTTGGCTTGGAGTTGACTGAAATTTCCTGGCAAAGCAAACACTTAAACCCCTTAAGTGGCTGCGGGAGTTTGTTAAGCATCTCTCAGGCAATGCTTCACTGTTGGTAGCTATTGTGTGAACATGTTGTAGTTTGTCTGCTTGTAAGCTGTGAGGAGATGTGAATAGCCCACCTGACTGTGGGGATGGGAAGATGTTGTTGGTTCTCGCCTAAGTGCAGTTGCAGTACAGGCCAGGTACCTGCAAGTGATTTCTACCTCGATAGGTGTTGGTAGGCTGGTGCTGTTGCCCTCTAGGGTGTGTCTGGCTCCTGTTTTTCCTGCAGAAACACCATGAGGCTTGAATGAGACTAAAGAACCCCACAAGTGAAGGGGGACCATGCTCCAGATACTCAATTGGGGGAATTTGTGGACTCTTGCTGAAGTTTTTTTAGGAGTTAAAGACCTGCAGGAGAAACAGGAATGTCAGAGTTATTGAGCAGTTTGGCCTGTAAAACTACTGGCTTGGTGGCTTAGGTGTTGTATAACTGCACAGAAACTTGTTACCAAAGGTGGTTGGTTTGTAGACCAGCTCTTCTACTTGGCATGAGGTTTATCTGTGGAGCCTTTAAGCTGTTATGATTCAGCTGCGGGTGGCTTTCCTGGCTGTGCAGCTTGCAGACAGGGACATGGAGATCAAACCAACAAGCTGAGCCTTGAAGAGGGAAGAATGGAAACAGGCTCGGTTATGAAAGCATGAACCTAAATATCAAGTCAAACTGGACAGAACAGGGGCCTCAGCTGTCAGTAGTAAGCTCACACTTCTAGGGACAGGAAACCTTGCTGCAGGAACTGTGTTCCTCGTTTACATATTAATATGGCTTATACCATTTGAATCAGACTTCTGGTTGCTGAAGGCGTCGTTGCTTTTAAGTAACTTCAAGCCAGGCTTGTTGCTCTAGAAGTTAAAACAATCAGATGTCTAGACAACAGTGAGCTGCACCTTGTTTCTGTGTGCAGGCTCTCTTCTCATCACTAGAAATACAGGGTTATGAAGTAGTTGGATCAAGCTGCATCCTGTTGTGGTGATTGCCTTTATGCATAGTGCACTAGGTAAAATATTAATACTCCAAAAACTATTTTTGTTAGGTCTGTAGAGCACAATAGAGAAACTGAAGAGTATCGTAAATAGCTCTTCTAAAGACCTGTTCAGACTCACCTGGGTAACTGGTGCTCCCAAATAGCGCACCATTGTACTGAGAAGGCTTGCTTTATGCCCAGCAGTACAGGGATGTTCTCTTCAGAGAACCAGGGTTTTACCAGCTTGCTCTGAACCAATGCTGTTGAGCTTTGACTGCTGGATGGAGCAGCTACATAGCATATGACCCTTAGTGACTGGCTTTAGCTTCTTCTCCTCAGCAAAAGGAAGATGATTGCCTTTGCTTAAATCCAAAGGCTGCTAAGTCACCAGCATTTTAAACCACGCTCTTTTAGAGGTTCGTCTTAATTGGGATAATGAGGGGCAGCAGTAAGCAGCCGAACAAATAACCTGACTCTTGCGGACTATCCTGCTTTCACTCCTTCGGTGCACTCGGCATCTCTCTCAGAGTAGGAGAACTGGAACAGACCTATCTTCTGCTGAAGACAGCACTGCAGGTTATTTGGGAGAAACAAGTATGCTAACTGGGATAGCAAGCTGTCTTGCTTCTGCAAGTGCCTGGGACTATCCAGTGAGTCTTTCATCACTGATGCAAATGGAGAGTTTAGAGCGATGGAGGCTGTTAGCCTTGTGTCTGAGTCGATATAAAGCTAGTGGATGGCTTCGCTTGGTGTGAACTCCATGTTCTTTACAGCTCTTAGCTTGAACCTGTACAGTTTCACTCAAGTATCTCATGCTGTGAACTGCTGTGGTCCTTCAACTCTGCTTTTCATCTCTGGTGGATCTCCTAGCTCATCTGCTCGTACTGCTTTTTGTCTGCATCGCATGGGACTTAGTGGTGGCAGAGTTGCGCTTAAGGAGCTTCTAAGCTTGCTGGCTGTGAAATGCTCACGTGCATCCTGTGCTTCCTGGTCACAGATTCTCCTGCAGTGACCATCCCCCTACCCCTCACCAAGTTCTGTAATTCAGTACTCACAGAATCCAGCTTTTTAGCATTGCTAGACTGAGTCATCTTGTCCTTTTTTCAGTTGAACCTGTGGttaaacccaaaccaacaaagaGAGGGGGTGAGAAGAATGCTGGCAAAtcgagaaggaagaaaaacaaagggaaaaacaaaaagaaggggaCTCCCTGTGAAATGGAATACAAAAACTTTTGCATCCATGGTGAATGCGTATACCTAGAACATCTCCAGATGGTGACCTGCAAGTAAGTCACTTGTGCCTTTTGAGTTAGATGTGATTGACATGAGCCCATGGCGTATGAGGGCTCAAAGGAAAAATCAGTGTCAACTTGGCATAGATCCATCTCCTGCCGTATTTTGACTGAGAATCTTTCTGCCATGTAAATTAAGTGATGATGGAATCCGAGATGCGTAACTAGCCACTGAACTCATCAGTTGGTCATAAACTCAAACCAAAAGAATGAAAAGGCGTGTCTTCCTGGAACATCACGCCCAAACTAATCTCGACTTGTTGAAATGCTGACAAACCTTGTGCTAGAGCAGTGACTGCGTTTCGTGAACCCACTCTAAAGGGAGCATCTTGAGATTCATGGGAAACTCTGAAGATGTCTAAGTTGGGTTTGAATGTGTGTGGGTGTCCTTGGCTCCAGACAGCACTGGAGCTGATAAGAACTTGTGTCAATGTTTACTTGCAGGTGTCATCAGGATTTTTTTGGTGAGCGCTGTGGTGAACAGTTCATGAAGACTCAAAGGAAGAATGAGGTGGCAGACTACTCGAAGACTGTGTTGGTAGTGGTAGCTGTCCTGCTCTCAAGCATCAGCTTCGTTACTGTACTTATCATTGTGATAGTGCAGTAAGTATTACACTCTTTGGTGTTCCTATAGCTTAAATGTGAGCGGGGCTTGTGTCCCGTAGCCCCAGAACGTGCGTGGCTCATCTGAATTTCCTGTGTGGAAGACATCCAGAAGCGCTCTGGTCTTACCCTGGCTCAGATTTGTCTTGAGGGTAGAGGCAAGGTCTGAGAAGCTCTTAAGTGACTCGGTGTTCACTTACCCCCTCATGCTGTTGTCTGTGGCTAGCCTGGGACCCTGATGTTTTAGAACAAGAGCCTTTCCGCTCTTGCTGCAACCAGGATGGTTACAGGGCTGCAGAACATCAGTGGGGAGTGGAGGAGGAGCATTAATGCTGACACGGCAGTGCTTTCCCTAAGCTTGGTGGAGAAGCCTGCAAGCAGTAATGCAACAGCCTCATGCATGGCTGTTATCCAACAACTGGAGAGacagctggagggaaggaaatGGTGCTCCAGCTGTCCATTTATTAGTGGAGATCGCTGGGCTTAATACTTAAACTGGGGGGATGCAAATAGGAGAACCAGCGCTTAGCCCCAAATACTGCACTGCTTATAGCTAAGGTGGAGGGAGTGACCGTTCCAGCCTAACCAGCTGCTGGCAGTTCAGCATGGTGGGTGATCAGAATCTGGGGTCCTGCCGTGAATGGATTGAAAGAGCTTTTCTGGGTGTGTGTTTCAGGCCTTATATCAGACTCTTCTCTGTGCCTGCTAACTAGCAGTCAGCAGCAGCTCATGCGTGCCTGTACCTTTGCGTCTTGCCAGTGTGTCAGCCAGGAGTTTGTGCTGAGGTTAGACAGTCAGCGTGGGGAGCCCGGCTGCAGTGTTTCCGGAGTACTGGAGCAGTACTCCAGCTCTGACACTGCAGCTGCACCACAGTAGGGCTTGGGATATTATAGGTGAAACTCAAAAGTTCAGTCTAATTTTAGATCTTGATGAAGTACATCAACAGAATTGGGTACATGCTGTACGCTTTCCTGCAATTCAGGAAACAAGGTGTGCGTTTGTCACTTCACTGTTGCTTCATATTTAGATCTTAACTTGAGGAATGCTGGGATGAATCTGAATGCTGCCTCATTCCTTGCTGCTAGGAGAGATAACCAGTTCTGTAAGGGCAAATGCTCATTGTTAGTTTCTGGAGTGAGCCATGGAATAGGATTTGCATTTGTTTCGTGCTCTGAACCCTCACAGGCTTGAAGCACAAGGTTCATTAATCTGTGTCTTCATCCAGAGAAGCTAGATGGTCTGTCTGGAACAGTTGCTAGAAAGAAGATTGAGAAATTGGGAGAAAATCAATAAGTAGCTTATGATGCATTCAAGGGACACATCAAGGGAACAGGGGCTTCAAATACTTGAAGTCCACAGGGCTCTgctgtggggaggaggaaggcagtCTGGTCTCTGCAGCTGTTTGCTCAAGGCACCAGGAAAAGCTGTTCCCCAGAAAGGCTCCTGGGGCTTTGCGTAGTTCCAGCAAGAGGCCCTCTTCACCTTGCTGCCTGTTTGGGCTGGAGCCAGGAAGCCCTGGTGCTGTGAGGTGAAAATGCCAGTGCCTAACTCAGGGGGCTTCTCAATGTTATTGTCAGATACTGCTTGATGCCAGATGTTTAAAAACTGGCTTGCTTGAAACTTCCTGATACTGAGGAGTTCCTTGAGGATTCAAAGGACATGAGTCTAAATGGTGCAAACAATGTGGGGGCTGTTAACAACAGGGTGTACGTCAGGGTTCAGAATGACCTCTAACATGCCATAATTCCACAGGGTCAGGAAAAAGTGTCCTCAGtatgaagagaaagaagaaaggaaaaaacttcgacaagaaaacagaaatggccatgttggtgtgtAAACGAGGAGAAAGCAGGTATGAAAGCTGACTTGAAATGCCTTTCAGTCCTTCTGGGCTGGAATTACCATATGAAAATCGCATGCATGTTTTGCAAAGCTGGTGTTTGCTTCTAACACTTGAAGTGCCTTGAAACACATAGGTTACATGTGAATGGTCGGCTTGGTTGTTGGGTTTTGTGAAACCACCTGAGCTGTGTGAGTTCTTCAGCAATGCTGTTAGCTTTCTGGCTGCTGTCTTAAAGGAAAAGTGAGGATAGGAAGCTGTACTGTGATAAGTGGGCTatgaagaaaaaccaaaccctagTATCTGAGCAGAGGCAGGTTTAGTGCAAGAAACCATGGTAGACTTCCATCATGGAAGATGATGCAGCAGCTAAGTGGATCATCACCCCTGCTAAGAGAAGCACTGACCATTTCCTTGTCTTCTCTGCAAGGCATCAGTAAGTTTCTTGTGCTTAGAGGCTGTAGACCAAGACAAAGCTGCCAGTTCTCTTGAGCACCATAGATGGGCTCTCAGTCACCTTTCATACTGTCATAGCAGCCCAGTACTAAAGCTCCTTGACCTAGGTGGATCCCTCCTGGGAGGAAGCTAGTGGATTTTGATGAGCAAGCAAGTTGGTCTCTTCCGAGTGAAAGTGTACCTAACAGCAGGCTCAAGGACCGGTACTGAACAGGAGTTATGCTGCACGCTGAAGGAGGAAACTATAGAGGATAGTCCTGAGAAGTTCTGGCAAAACCCAGAAGTTTTGCTTTGTTGCATGCCAGCTACAGACTTTGTCCAATCTTTGTCCAGTGACAACTGAGTGTTTAGCTTAAAGCTTGCTTGAAGCTGAAGAGTGTCTAGCAGGGTGTCCTCAGGTGTGCGCACATACTTAACCTGCCTGTCTCAGGTGGTGGTTTGACTCAGTTCTAGCACAGAGTGCTTGTCTCTTGGGTGGTGATTAATGTGCCTGGTCTGCCCCTTACAGAACAGTTCTGATGTGGCCACTGCCAAGCTGCAGGGTACCTCTGGCTACCTGACACATCCACCTGGACACTGTGGGCTGGTGCTGTTGCTGCTAAGCCCTGATTCATCAAGACAGAGGCTACTGCAAGGAGATGTCAACATGCCACTTGCTGCTGAATTGCTTGCTGGGGAGGACAGTTACCGCTACATCTTGGCACAGGGATGTGGAAGGAGCTGCCACGGTGGGGTAGAGGACCTGCTATCAAGATCTGCTGAAGACTACTGCTACTGAGCCCTCTCTATTGGTCCTGGAGCATCAGTCTCTGCTGTAGTGTGGATGGACTTTCTTCTGTTAGCAAGTCTCCATTGGCAGCTCAGACCCTAAGGTGTTGTGGCTTTCAGGAATGGATGGGGGGAGAaaattccctttcctctcccagaGTTAAAAAGGGAAGAGCTCTGGATGGCTTCTCTCCATAGACCTCAGTGGATGAAAAACCcaattctgctgtcactgtgctcGCTGTTGATACCGGCTTCAAAGAACTTCACCTCTAGTTCTGACTTGCAGGGTGTTGGTGACAGATCTTTGTCAGCCACACCTGGGTTCTGTTACTGTATGTGTGGAAAGTAATCCCTCTGAATTCAGTAGGACTGGTTGTGAGTGGAGCTATCCATTCGTGTGTATGATAGCCTGAGTTAAAATCAGTCACTCAGGATGCTGAGACAGTAAATGCAACATGTGAAGCTCTGTATCTGAAGGAGAAGATCCACGCTCAAACAAGCTGATCAGCCTGGACCCATCTGCTGTAAAGCTACTTCTGCTACCCGGGTACTTGCTGCTGCTTTAAGCAGCACTTAAAGCATACCATGCTTCACATCAGATCCAGTAAGTTGAACTTGACCAAGAACCTGTTCCTTTGAAGAATTCATGCACTGACACTCTGCAAGCAGTGGTCTCTGTGCTCTATCTTCTGGTGTGAAGAACTCAACTTACCTCAAACTCTTCTGACCCCAGTGTCCTTGGTTTCTTGAACTGTCTGTCCATTCAGTCTTGAGCACAGAGTATTATCTGAGTTCAGTTTCTTCTTGGAGAGTGAATGTGTTCATTCACAGAGCAGAACTCTTCTGGTAGCAGAGAAACACCATTAACTGTCAAGTCATATCTGTAAATGTGTAAATATTTATTactgtatttaatatttaatgtttccATAACAAacttatttattttataattaaactTTTTACATAACCTAATCatggtaagatttttttcttgctctcaTGTAAACACTTGAAATTAGAGCTTGGTTTCTCCTCAAAGCAGGAATTTGAACGCTTAAGAGCACAAAGCAAGGCTGTGAAGAGCTACAGCCCTGCATGAAGTAGGAGCTCGGTGTTCTCACAGAGTGCAAGTTGTTTGTAAACAAAATGTGCAAATGCAAGTACCTGTTTCAGTAGGAAGTTCATTTAATTCAACTACAAAGGAATCTTTGAGTTACTGGATTAGGGAGGGGTGGAGTGAGCCACCTCATTGGAAGCAATCTCAAACTGAAGTTTGAGCAGATGAGTAGCCCTTTGCACTGGACTTGAGAGCTGGGAATATTGAAGAGGGGAGGGCCTTTCATCTCTGTGTGGTCAGAGAATTTGGACAGCAGCTGGAAACTCTGTCTTAAGTAAATGAGGAAAAGCAGACTAGCCTCAGGCCACTGACTCCCTAAACAGAAAGGGAGCCTTGGCCTCCACAGTCTACCttaaatttcttttccttccccaggTAATTAGTTATTAGTCCAACTGCATGCTGATGTTCCCTCTGAGCACTTCGAGCAGTGAGCTGAGATCTTAAGTTCAGAGatgactaaaaaaataaaaagggggtgAGTTCAGCTTTAAAGCCACACTTATAAAGGTAATGATTAAGAACCTTGTTTTGAGGCTCTTCTCAAGAGTGCCTTCAAGAAATGTTGCTGCCTGTGGCGTAGcttgaagcagagaagaaaagaagcagcagcagtttcagTTAGGACCCCAGTTGTGTACCCAGTGTAGGAGTAGAACGCACTCCTGTCTGGAGGAGCTGAGGTACAGTTGCCTTGGCCTCCTGACTTAGCCAGGTAGTCCTCTGCCTCTGAGAGCAGCCTGTATGGTATGTAGCTGAGGTACAGGTAAATGTATTGCAACATCTCTTGGGAAGATTGCAAGACTTCATTCCAGGGAACTTGCTTCATTACCAAAGTAAACAGCACTTCTCCGAGCGGCTTTTCCACAGACATTTGCTATTGGAGCTCTGGCAAGAAAAGCTGTTTCTGTAAGTCATGCCAAGCTTTTTGCTTTGGAGTAAACACGCTCGATCTCAGTGGTAACTGAGCTGTAGCCTAGTGAGACTGGGGATGGATTGCGACTCCCATTCCAACATCGTGAGACTCTTCTTCCCGAAACTCTTCTATCTCTAGTCTGCTTTCTGGGGTAAATACCAGGTTTTCTACTTGATAGGCTAAACCAATGCTGGTGTGGAAAACTGAGctgttttccctcttccctccccagcGTGAAAGccaaacaggagtgaagctgctAGTGTAACTTGTAAATTCTGTCTGTTGTGTATCTTTTGCATGCTGATTACTGAGCAGACTGGAGGGTATTTTCCAAAAATAGATAGTTACGAACTGGAGAGGCCCAAATGAGCTATTTCTGGGAGGCTGGAGTCTTGAACATTTGCATGTCAGCTGGTGTTCTCCTGACTTGGACTTGAACTCATCAATAATtaggaaggaaaagaattttGCCAAGTCTCTTTAGCTGGAAGTTTGGAAACAGTCGAGGGCAGGCTTCATAGAAGTCTTGTTCCCCTTGAAGGATTTAGGTTGTGGCTGCATTTTCTGAGAGATAAGGTAGCCAGCAACTCCCTCCTAGAGAAGACTTTTGCTATGGGTCAGTCACATCCAGCATTGCTATAGTGTTTGCTAGCTGGCAGTagtgtttttttctgcttgagcTATGTCCCTGACCAATAACAGCTTGCCACTGGGTTCCTAATGTGAATTTGATACACAAGCACCATGAAGATGTGCAGTGTCCAGTGGGCTGtttgcttaaaaaacaaaaatacggCCGATGGGTGGAACTGTGTGTCTGCAAGTCTCTTGCTGTCCAAGGATGCTGCACATGTGTGACAAGCAAATCTGATCTGTTGCAGGGCAAGGCCAAAGATAATTTTTATTGGTGATCCTACGTGGCCGGCTCTGCTCTTCAGGATATATACATTATCTGGCTTTTAACCTGCTCCCCTCACAGTGGAGTTACCTTAGTTCCACTAAGTGTACCTCAGTTTCTGGTCCCGCATCTCAGTAGCAAGCTATGCCTCCAGATTTTTCTTGACCTTCCAGTGGCAATGTTGCTTTGACAGGAGAGCTTCTGTGTCTTTGTCACTTGTACCTGCCTCAGCTGAGACCAGGAAGAGTAGCCTGACGTTCTTGCACAATTTTGTGCACACACAACTGATTTTGCAAGGTATTTTCAATATCCAGGTCAGTATCCGGGAATTCTGGTAATGTGAGGGTCATGTCTGCTTGCAcaattccttcctctctcctgaaTGTTTCGTTCTTcacaattatttcattttgtagaaaaaaatagTAACTCCTCACAGTGTTTTTCTCTATTGTCTGTTTACGGAGATTTTGAGTATTTTGCAGTTGTCTATGACCAGAGTAGCTTCCTGTCTACTTCTGGACTTTGCttcccccctcctgccctcctcccacGATGCCCCTTTTCCCTCAGAACAGTAGCAGATGTCGCTTTGAGTCTTGGCCTGCTGGATAGTATAGGAGGGCCAGTTCTACTCTGTGGCAATGAAAAGTTACGAGTTtaagatgttttcttttcctcgGTCTGTCCGGATATACATGGATATCT contains:
- the AREG gene encoding amphiregulin isoform X1, whose amino-acid sequence is MRAVVLVAALAALAACRPAAASSPNATEPERRGGPGQPGAREGEAVSGPDYEEDEEYEEAPPVHQYIVDDLIRVEPVVKPKPTKRGGEKNAGKSRRKKNKGKNKKKGTPCEMEYKNFCIHGECVYLEHLQMVTCKCHQDFFGERCGEQFMKTQRKNEVADYSKTVLVVVAVLLSSISFVTVLIIVIVQVRKKCPQYEEKEERKKLRQENRNGHVGV
- the AREG gene encoding amphiregulin isoform X2 is translated as MRSFIISEAACRPAAASSPNATEPERRGGPGQPGAREGEAVSGPDYEEDEEYEEAPPVHQYIVDDLIRVEPVVKPKPTKRGGEKNAGKSRRKKNKGKNKKKGTPCEMEYKNFCIHGECVYLEHLQMVTCKCHQDFFGERCGEQFMKTQRKNEVADYSKTVLVVVAVLLSSISFVTVLIIVIVQVRKKCPQYEEKEERKKLRQENRNGHVGV